GGCGGCTGTTTGACGTGCAGGAATGGGGTGCTGTGGGTCCCGAGAATGCATACGTACAAGCGCGCAAAGACTTGTGAGGATCGGCAATATCTCACGAATGGACAATCTCTTCCCCGGCGTGGACTACCTGCTGGTTCCCGAAAACCCCAAACGGTAGAGCATGGCCCTGTTGGAATGGACTATCCCGCGGCGCCAAGGCTCCTTCGGCAGCATCCATCGCCAACGTGGCCGGATTCCCTCGGAATGGGTGGGCGGACTGGCTCGGAATACGCACGGGATAGCCAACGAACGCCACACTGACGCCTTCACACTTTGACTTACATCTAGGCCCGCACGAACTCGGACAATGGCATCTCCAGCCCTGCTTGCTTGATGATCTTGCTCAGTGTCCCCCCGCACAGATCGCCAGGGTGACGGGGCACCGGGAAGGTCTTGCCATTAGGGCCCCGCCAGACTGCATGACTCCCCTTTCCATCGCGCACAATCTCGCAACCCGCCAAGTCGCGAAGC
The nucleotide sequence above comes from Syntrophorhabdus sp.. Encoded proteins:
- a CDS encoding type II toxin-antitoxin system HicA family toxin — translated: MRALRYREVAKKLRDLAGCEIVRDGKGSHAVWRGPNGKTFPVPRHPGDLCGGTLSKIIKQAGLEMPLSEFVRA